The following proteins come from a genomic window of Dreissena polymorpha isolate Duluth1 chromosome 1, UMN_Dpol_1.0, whole genome shotgun sequence:
- the LOC127866339 gene encoding G-protein coupled receptor 161-like → MNIDEYTHVYSAKTMVTVNFTNDVVTDNDDKVYITDAKLSATNLVVLTIIVLVIFVTSLVGNFSVFVIFYKRPMFITISNKFIINLTVCNSLQTLLIMPFVFASMVTQKWLFSFIWCQCSGFLMNAIFAASTLTLVVIAIDRYCAVVKPLHYSLHMTQRRATVMILGVWLIAVMCSIPPLIGWNKYEFQREKIACLPLSSSKSLSDVTYTMVLVCLCFIIPSAIIIWAYCVIFKAARTSNENVRRNSTLANGLNDLPQDIPLQSVRRNSSIQLFIHKLSSAGRTGTVLLRKDERKAAVTSFMILFTFILCWLLYFIIIFLECLLNNPEHIDPIFKTLSVILALSSCAINPLVYVFRGKLQRVQFKSILRFNKPILNSSLA, encoded by the coding sequence atgaaTATTGATGAATATACGCATGTCTATTCAGCGAAAACAATGGTGACTGTAAATTTCACAAACGATGTTGTAACTGACAACGACGACAAAGTCTACATAACCGATGCAAAACTAAGTGCTACTAACCTAGTGGTGCTTACAATTATTGTATTGGTTATATTTGTGACTAGTTTAGTAGGTAACTTCTCTGTGTTTGTGATATTTTACAAACGACCGATGTTTAtaactatatcaaacaaatttattatcaatttaacaGTGTGCAATTCATTACAAACGCTGCTAATTATGCCATTCGTATTTGCGTCTATGGTAACACAGAAATGGTTGTTCAGTTTCATATGGTGCCAATGTTCAGGGTTTCTGATGAACGCAATATTTGCAGCCAGCACTTTAACTTTAGTTGTGATCGCCATAGATCGATATTGTGCCGTTGTAAAGCCCTTACACTACTCATTACACATGACGCAAAGACGAGCAACTGTGATGATTCTAGGTGTTTGGCTTATAGCAGTGATGTGTTCAATACCACCTTTAATAGGATGGAATAAGTATGAATTCCAGCGAGAGAAAATTGCGTGTTTGCCACTTTCGTCTAGTAAATCACTCAGTGACGTGACTTACACCATGGTTCTCGTATGTCTGTGTTTTATAATACCATCTGCTATAATTATTTGGGCATACTGTGTTATTTTCAAAGCTGCCCGGACAAGCAATGAAAATGTTAGACGAAATAGTACATTAGCAAATGGATTAAATGATTTACCCCAAGATATACCATTGCAAAGCGTCAGAAGAAACAGTTCGATACAACTATTTATCCATAAACTTAGCAGTGCTGGGAGAACAGGGACTGTGCTTTTGAGAAAGGATGAAAGAAAAGCTGCAGTTACTAGTTTCATGATTTTGTTCACATTTATCCTTTGTTGGTTGTTGTACTTCATTATAATTTTCCTAGAATGCCTTCTAAATAACCCAGAACATATTGACCCTATTTTCAAAACACTTTCTGTTATTTTAGCGCTGTCGAGTTGCGCAATCAATCCACTGGTTTACGTGTTTCGCGGTAAATTACAGCGAGTGCAATTTAAAAGCATTCTACGGTTCAATAAACCAATATTGAATTCATCACTGGCATGA